AGGACCGCACCTGTCTGAACTACAACATCGGACGTTGTCCTGGTGTCTGCCAGGAGCAGATCAGCTCAGAGGACTACCACCGCACGCTGCGCAAGGTGGCGATGGTGTTTCAGGGGCGAAGCGACGAGCTTCAGAAACTCCTTCACCAACAGATGGATCGCTATGCCGAACGTCTGGATTTTGAAGCAGCCGCAAAAGTGCGTGATCAGCTCCAAGGTCTTGATCAGCTGACGGCAGATCAGAAAATGAGCCTGCCCGATGCTTCCGTCAGCCGTGATGTGATCGCCATGGCTGCCGATGAACGGCTAGCTGCCGTCCAGTTGTTCCAAATGCGGGCTGGCAAGCTCGTCGGGCGACTCGGCTACATGGCTGATGCTTGCAATCAGGATCCCGGACAGATTCTCCAGCGTGTGATTGAAGAGCACTACAGCCAGGTGGACGCTGTTGAGATCCCTCCCGAGCTGCTCGTTCAGCACCCTCTTCTCCAACAGCCCCTCCTCGAGGAGTGGCTGACGGAACAGCGCGAGCGCAGGGTTCAGATTCACTGCCCGAAGCAGCGTCAGAAAGCAGATCTGATTGAACTGGTTCAGCGCAATGCCGACTATGAGCTCCAACGGGCGAAGCAAGGGCAGGAGCAGCAGGCTCTCGCGACCGAAGATCTCGCTCAGCTTTTGGAGCTGCCTTCGCCACCACGACGGATCGAGGGCTATGACATCAGTCACATTCAGGGCAGCGATGCCGTTGCATCCCAGGTGGTGTTCATTGATGGCCTGCCGGCTAAGCAGCACTATCGCAAGTACAAAATCCGCAGCAGCAGCATCAGGGCTGGGCACAGCGACGATTTCATGGCCATGGCTGAAATCATGCGGCGCCGCTTCCGCCGTTGGTCTCGCGCTAAGGCGGAAGGTGTTGATGTTGGAGCCCTGCGTCATCGGGGAGGAAGTGCCCTGCAGACCGATGGTCTTAATGACTGGCCGGATGTGGTGATGATTGACGGAGGAAAGGGCCAGCTCTCCGCGGTGATGGAAGCTCTTAGAGAGCTTGACCTGCAACAGGATCTCAATGTCTGTTCTCTGGCCAAGCAAAGAGAAGAAATTTTTCTACCAGGTGAAAGTCAGCCGCTGGAGAGCGAACCCGATCAGCTCGGCGTGGCCCTGTTGCGTCGCCTTCGCGATGAAGCTCACCGGTTTGCAGTGAGCTTCCATCGACAGCAGAGGGGTGAGCGGATGAAACGATCACGTCTGTCTGACATTCCAGGCGTCGGTCCAAAACGCGTGAAAGATCTGCTGGGTCATTTCCATTCCATCGATGCCATTCAGCTGGCACCGGTTGAAACACTCGCTCTGGCGCCAGGTGTTGGTCTGGCACTGGCTCGAGACATCCATCGCTTCTTCCATCCTGATGAAGATGGAAATCAAGAGGGAGAGCAGGATGGGCAGATTAAAGACCCGGACTCTTCAACGCCATGATCCGTGCTTTCACGTTGGCCGCACTGGTGATTGGTCTGGTGGTTGGTCTGATGACTCCTGCTGTGGTCAACGCCTCGCCGGGGCTCTGCACTGGTCCGGTTTGTGCAGATGACATCACACGCAGTGCCAAGAATCACTGGCAGCTCGTGCTGAAACTCAACGACCAGCTTGGCCATCGAGAAAAGGTTGTGATGAACTGCAGAGCGGGCCAGCTCAGTCCCATGTCTGGTCCGGTGGACAGGGCTTACGCCACCTCCATCGGACGACGTGCATGTCGTCTGGCCGGGGAGGAATGAAGTTGGAGCTCACCCTCGTTTATCCGAATCAGCTGTTTGCCGATCACCCGAGCTTGAAGCCAGGCCGGCCAGTGGCCCTGATTGAGGATCCGCTCTTCTTCGGCACGGATCCGCACTGGCCGATGCAGGTGCATCGTCAGCGCTTGCTGCTGCATCGATGCTCGATGTCTGTCTATGTAGAAGGCCTTCAAGAACGGGGTTTCACAGTTCTTGAACGTCGCCACCACCAGGCAGCAGACACTCAGGGGCACCTCCAGGCTCTATTCGCCCTGGGTTACAGGCACTTCCATCTGGCGGATCCAGTTGACGATTTGCTGAGTCAACGCCTGCATCGTTTTGCTGAGCGAAACGATTGCAAGCTCAACATCAGCGCAACTCCGATGCTGCTAACACCGGATTCCGTGATCAACGAGCACTTCGCGACCGGACGCAAGCCTCTCATGGCCAAGTTCTATGAAATGCAACGTAAACGCCTAAACGTTCTTCTCGAAGCTGATGGGAGCCCGGTCGGAGGTCGTTGGAGTTTTGACGCCGACAACCGCAAAAAGCTGCCGAAAGGAATCGCTGTTCCTCAGGAACCAAAAGCCAGTTCCGCTGCTGTAGTGGATCGGTCGCGTCAGGAGTTGGAACAGGAGAACCTCCCTTTGATCGGTCGTTGGGATCTGTTCGCTTATCCGCTTGACCATGATTCTGCGGATGCCTGGTTGCAGGACTTTCTGAGCAATCGACTACGGGATTTTGGTGCCTATGAAGACGCCATCAGCACGCAGCATCGGGTGATGTGGCACAGCGTGCTGACCCCAATGCTCAATATCGGCCTGCTGACACCGCAGCAGATTCTCGATCGCACACTTCAAAGGGCCGCGGAGGGGGACGTGCCGCTCAATTCGCTCGAAGGTTTCATTCGCCAGATTATTGGCTGGCGAGAGTTCATGGCGGCGATGTACAAGCTCCATGGGGTGAAGATGCGTACCGGTAATTTCTGGAACTTCGAGGACAGGCCAATCCCCGAGGCCTTCTATCAGGGCACGACTGGTTTGCCCCCGATCGATGACGCTATTCACCATGCTTTGAATACCGGCTATTGCCATCACATCGAGCGATTGATGTTGCTGGGCAATGTGATGCTGCTTTGCGGCTTTCATCCCAACCGTGTCTACAGCTGGTTCATGGAGCTGTTCGTGGACGCCTACGACTGGGTGATGGTCCCCAATGTCTACGGGATGAGTCAATTCGCTGATGGAGGACTGTTCTCGACCAAGCCCTATCTCTCCGGATCGAATTACGTTCGCAAAATGTCGGATTACCGGAGGGGTGAGTGGTGCGAGATCTGGGATGGACTTTTCTGGAGTTTCATCAAGACACACGAGAACTTCTTCCGAAGCCAGTTCCGGCTGGCGATGATGGCTCGCAACCTGGACCGTATGGATCCGGCGGTGTTGGTCGCTCATCAACGCCGGGCTGACGGATTCTTTGAGTCGATGACCTGAACCCTGTTTATGGTCAATTCATACCGTTCCGTTTGATGTCGCTTCCTCCTGAGGCCTATCTCTGGTTCAAAACACTGCACATCGTTGGTGTGGTGGTTTGGTTTGCTGGCTTGTTCTATCTAGTGAGGCTGTTCATCTATCACGTCGAAGCTGAAGAACTGGAACCAGAGCTGCGGGTGGCGTTCCAACAGCAGTACAGCTTGATGGAGAAACGCCTTGCCAACATCATCACGACCCCAGGGATGGTGGTTGCCGTATCGATGGCGATCTGTCTGTTGATCGCTCAGCCTGCGTGGCTTCAGCAAGGCTGGATGCACGCCAAACTCGCCTTCGTGGCTGCTCTAGTGGCCTATCACGCCTTTTGCTACAGGGTGATGGCTCAGTTGCAGGCCGGTACCTTCAGTTGGAACGGAAAACAGCTGCGGGCACTGAATGAGTTGCCGACACTGCTGTTGGTGATTGTGGTGATGCTGGTGGTGTTTAAAACCCAGTTCCCTACTAGTGCTGCCACCTGGTTCATCGTTGCTTTGGTGGTCTTCATGGCGGGCTCGATTCAGTTTTACGCTCGCTGGCGCCGTCTTCGAGCTGAGGCGGCTGCAGACGAGGCTGCTGCCCACGAAGCTGCAGCACTTAAGGCAGCTAACAGTGTTGCTGGAAACGAAGCCGCCTCCACAGAGGCC
Above is a window of Synechococcus sp. BIOS-U3-1 DNA encoding:
- the uvrC gene encoding excinuclease ABC subunit UvrC, with protein sequence MPTLLEQPDRLERRLKDIPTEPGCYLMRDAEDRLLYVGKSKSLRSRVRSYFRSRHDLSPRIRLMVRQIAEIEFIVTDSEAEALALESNLIKNQQPHFNVLLKDDKKYPYLCITWSEAYPRIFITRRRRFRSPLDRFYGPYVDVGLLRKTLFLVKRVFPLRQRPRPLHQDRTCLNYNIGRCPGVCQEQISSEDYHRTLRKVAMVFQGRSDELQKLLHQQMDRYAERLDFEAAAKVRDQLQGLDQLTADQKMSLPDASVSRDVIAMAADERLAAVQLFQMRAGKLVGRLGYMADACNQDPGQILQRVIEEHYSQVDAVEIPPELLVQHPLLQQPLLEEWLTEQRERRVQIHCPKQRQKADLIELVQRNADYELQRAKQGQEQQALATEDLAQLLELPSPPRRIEGYDISHIQGSDAVASQVVFIDGLPAKQHYRKYKIRSSSIRAGHSDDFMAMAEIMRRRFRRWSRAKAEGVDVGALRHRGGSALQTDGLNDWPDVVMIDGGKGQLSAVMEALRELDLQQDLNVCSLAKQREEIFLPGESQPLESEPDQLGVALLRRLRDEAHRFAVSFHRQQRGERMKRSRLSDIPGVGPKRVKDLLGHFHSIDAIQLAPVETLALAPGVGLALARDIHRFFHPDEDGNQEGEQDGQIKDPDSSTP
- a CDS encoding cryptochrome/photolyase family protein, which encodes MELTLVYPNQLFADHPSLKPGRPVALIEDPLFFGTDPHWPMQVHRQRLLLHRCSMSVYVEGLQERGFTVLERRHHQAADTQGHLQALFALGYRHFHLADPVDDLLSQRLHRFAERNDCKLNISATPMLLTPDSVINEHFATGRKPLMAKFYEMQRKRLNVLLEADGSPVGGRWSFDADNRKKLPKGIAVPQEPKASSAAVVDRSRQELEQENLPLIGRWDLFAYPLDHDSADAWLQDFLSNRLRDFGAYEDAISTQHRVMWHSVLTPMLNIGLLTPQQILDRTLQRAAEGDVPLNSLEGFIRQIIGWREFMAAMYKLHGVKMRTGNFWNFEDRPIPEAFYQGTTGLPPIDDAIHHALNTGYCHHIERLMLLGNVMLLCGFHPNRVYSWFMELFVDAYDWVMVPNVYGMSQFADGGLFSTKPYLSGSNYVRKMSDYRRGEWCEIWDGLFWSFIKTHENFFRSQFRLAMMARNLDRMDPAVLVAHQRRADGFFESMT
- the hemJ gene encoding protoporphyrinogen oxidase HemJ produces the protein MSLPPEAYLWFKTLHIVGVVVWFAGLFYLVRLFIYHVEAEELEPELRVAFQQQYSLMEKRLANIITTPGMVVAVSMAICLLIAQPAWLQQGWMHAKLAFVAALVAYHAFCYRVMAQLQAGTFSWNGKQLRALNELPTLLLVIVVMLVVFKTQFPTSAATWFIVALVVFMAGSIQFYARWRRLRAEAAADEAAAHEAAALKAANSVAGNEAASTEATHAG